The bacterium genome includes the window GCCGCGGGCGCGCGATGAACGCCCCGATGGGGATGACCCCGCCGCCGAGCGCCTTCGCGACGGTCATGATGTCCGGCGTCACGCCCTCGTGCTCGACGTAGAAGAGCCGGCCGGTCCGGCCGAGCCCCGTCTGGATCTCGTCGGCGATCAGCAGCACCCCGCGTCGGTCGCACAGCTCCCGCACCGCCCGGAGGTAGCCGACCGGCGGGACGATCACCCCGGCCTCGCCCTGGATCGGCTCGAGGATCACGGCCGCCGTCTGCGGCCCGACGGCGCGCTCGATCGCCTCGACGTCGCCAAACGGCACGTGCGTGAATCCCGGCACGAGCGGCTCGAACGGCCGGCGGTAGTGCTCCCGGCCGGTCGCGGACAACGCCCCGAAGGTCTTCCCGTGGAACGCGTCGCGCATCGCGACGAAGCCGGGCCTCCCGGTCGCGAGGCGGGCGAGCTTCAGGGCGCCTTCGACGGCCTCCGCGCCGCTGTTGCAGAAGAACGAGTACTGCAGGTCGCCCGGCGTGAGAAGGCCGAGACGTTCCGCGAGCTCCGCCTGCGGCGCGCTCGGCATCGTCCGCACGGACATCGGAATCCGGTCCAACTGCTCGCGCACGGCGGCGAGCACGCGCGGATGACGGTGGCCGATGTTGAAGATCGCGGGGCCGCAGGCGCAGTCGATGTAGGCCCGGCCGTGTGCGTCCCAGACGAAGCAGCCCTCCGCCTCCCACTCCACGGTCTCGGTCCCGCCAAACCGGTACAACCGGGCGAGGCCGGGATTCAGGTACCGCCGGTAGCGCTCGAGAGTTTCGCCGATCAGACGGTCGCGGGCCTCGCCGGCCGGAAGGCCGTGGGATACGGCCGCGGACGGCGCGGTTTCAGGCAGATCCGGCATCAGACGGTCACGCCGGGCGGGACGGCGCCCCGGCGCCCTGGTCCAGCGCGACGCGGGCCCGCTGGACGACCTGGCGCGTTTCCTTGTACTTGATCCGGTCGAGGGCCTCGGGAATGGTCACCCACTCGCAGCGGACGAAGCCCTCCTCTCGCTGGGGGTTCGGTTCCTCGCCGCCCAGGAATTCCATGAGATAGTAGTGGACGGTCTTGTCGTAGTACGTGTCCTCGGCCTTCCAAAAGA containing:
- a CDS encoding aspartate aminotransferase family protein, translating into MPDLPETAPSAAVSHGLPAGEARDRLIGETLERYRRYLNPGLARLYRFGGTETVEWEAEGCFVWDAHGRAYIDCACGPAIFNIGHRHPRVLAAVREQLDRIPMSVRTMPSAPQAELAERLGLLTPGDLQYSFFCNSGAEAVEGALKLARLATGRPGFVAMRDAFHGKTFGALSATGREHYRRPFEPLVPGFTHVPFGDVEAIERAVGPQTAAVILEPIQGEAGVIVPPVGYLRAVRELCDRRGVLLIADEIQTGLGRTGRLFYVEHEGVTPDIMTVAKALGGGVIPIGAFIARPRLWEEFRRDPYLHSSTFGGNPLACRAAIATLDVLVEERLADRADGLGARFMDRLRGVQGRHPAIVRAVRGRGLMIGVEFTHSDYALLVSAEAGHRGVITFYTLNKPEVIRIEPPLVITADLIDRAVDGIEGAVAEAERLLAPQGGLPAEGAGGAGTADPADGTL